ACAATGAAAAACCACAAGCGGATGACTTGATAGTGTTTACTGACACGTACTATGGTCATGTTACCATTATAACTGAAGTTACTGATAAGGATATTGAGATTATACAGCAAAATATTTATGGAAAAACAAGAGATAGGTTAAAGCTTGTGCTGAAGGATGGAAAGTACACAGTAGGCGGCGGAAAAGACAGAAGTCCAGCAGGCTGGCTTAGAAAGGGTGGGGCGTAGTGGAAAGAGTTTTGGTAATCGAAGATGAGGAGCCAATTAGAGAACTTATAAAACTGAATTTGCAGCTTGCGGGCTGTGACATTATAGAAGCTGAAGATGGAGAAGAAGGTCTTAGACTTATAAAGGAAGCAAGTTCCGATTTAATTGTGCTAGATATAATGCTGCCCAAAATCGATGGCTATAAGCTGCTGCCTTATATAATTGAGAGAGATATTCCTGTAATTATGCTTACTGCAAAAAGCAGTTTAAAGGATAAGGTTATGGGGCTTAATCTCGGCGCAGATGACTATATGACAAAGCCCTTTGAAGCGATGGAGCTTATTGCAAGGGTAAAAGCCTTATTAAGAAGAGCTGCGAAGGAGGAAAAAAGAAAAGGCTTTGATGATATAGAGATTTGCGTTGAGCAAAGAAAAGTTTTTAAAGGTGGAGTAGAGCTTGAATTTACTCCAAAGGAATTCGAATTGCTGAATATACTTGTAGATAATAAGGGAATTGCACTATCAAGAGAAAAGCTTTTGGAGCTTGTATGGGACTTCGAGTATGAAGGCAATACAAGAACTGTGGATATGCACATCCAAAGGCTTAGAACAAAATTAAAAACCGACAAAATAGCAACAGTTTATAAGCTTGGCTACAGACTGGAGAAATGATTATGAAGTTTAAGTTGAAAATATATTTGCTATGCATGGTTATTTATATAATAACTCTCACAGCTACAAGCCTAGCAGTTACAGAAAACACGCATTCAAATTTGACAAACAGTGAAATAAAAAGGGCACTTCAGGAAGAAAGAAATATGAAGGACATTGCAGCAGTTTATTTAATAGCCAATCAAAAGCTTAGTGAGGATAAGCTGGATATTCAGGACTATAGTAAAAGAATTGTGGATATGTATGGAAGCGATAATATAATAGTAGAGCTTTATAATAAGGAACTAAAGCGCTTAGATGCAAGTAAAAATATAAACTGGAGCTTTAAAAGAGATGATCTTGATAAGCTTATGAAGGATGGGAAAAATTATGTTGTTAGAAAACAGGATGGCATAAGCTATTTGTTTATAAATGACTTTATTAAAGGGGATTCAGGCGAACTTGT
The genomic region above belongs to Clostridium swellfunianum and contains:
- a CDS encoding response regulator transcription factor, with product MERVLVIEDEEPIRELIKLNLQLAGCDIIEAEDGEEGLRLIKEASSDLIVLDIMLPKIDGYKLLPYIIERDIPVIMLTAKSSLKDKVMGLNLGADDYMTKPFEAMELIARVKALLRRAAKEEKRKGFDDIEICVEQRKVFKGGVELEFTPKEFELLNILVDNKGIALSREKLLELVWDFEYEGNTRTVDMHIQRLRTKLKTDKIATVYKLGYRLEK